From a region of the Thermoflexus hugenholtzii JAD2 genome:
- a CDS encoding acyl-CoA dehydrogenase, whose protein sequence is MDFRLSEEQRLFRQAVREFAEQELKPRARHVDERGEFNWEAVRKGASLGLLGLTVPEAYGGAGLDHVSAAIAIEEIARGCGSTALSLAAHNGLGLAPILLFGSEAQKRRWLPALTSGRNGLAALALTEPHCGSDLGAVRTTAVRDGDEWVITGQKMWCTNAGIAEVIVTLCRTDPEAGKRGLSLILIPTDAPGLSIAPPEKKMGLHGSPTHAVTFDHVRVPLDHLLGEPGRGLPYALQVLDGGRIGIGALSVGLAQAAFEEAVRYAKERTAFGQPIAAYQAVQWMLADAAVEIEAARLLVYRAAWLRDQGLPYTQAAAMAKLFASEMAERVTRNAIQIHGGYGYSREFPVERLYRDARLMTIGEGTSEIQRLVIARHILGLVRAEPLPADVV, encoded by the coding sequence GCTGTTCCGACAGGCGGTGCGGGAGTTCGCCGAGCAGGAGCTGAAGCCCCGCGCCCGCCATGTGGATGAGCGCGGCGAGTTCAACTGGGAGGCGGTCCGCAAAGGGGCCTCCCTGGGGCTGCTGGGCCTGACGGTCCCGGAGGCCTACGGCGGGGCAGGGCTGGATCACGTCAGCGCGGCCATCGCCATCGAGGAGATCGCCCGGGGATGCGGCTCCACCGCCCTCTCCCTGGCGGCCCACAACGGCCTGGGACTGGCGCCGATCCTCCTCTTCGGCAGCGAGGCCCAGAAGCGGCGGTGGCTGCCGGCCCTGACCAGCGGCCGCAACGGGCTGGCCGCCCTGGCCCTGACGGAGCCTCACTGCGGCAGCGACCTGGGGGCCGTGCGCACCACCGCGGTCCGCGATGGGGACGAGTGGGTGATCACCGGCCAGAAGATGTGGTGCACCAACGCTGGCATCGCCGAGGTGATCGTCACCCTGTGCCGCACGGACCCGGAGGCCGGCAAGCGCGGCCTCAGCCTGATCCTCATCCCCACGGACGCCCCGGGCCTCTCCATCGCCCCGCCGGAGAAAAAGATGGGGCTCCACGGCTCCCCCACCCACGCCGTGACCTTCGATCATGTGCGGGTGCCCCTGGATCACCTCCTGGGGGAGCCGGGGCGAGGCTTGCCCTACGCCCTCCAGGTCTTAGACGGAGGGCGCATCGGTATCGGGGCCCTCTCGGTGGGCCTGGCCCAGGCCGCCTTCGAGGAGGCGGTCCGTTACGCGAAGGAGCGCACCGCCTTCGGCCAGCCCATCGCCGCCTATCAGGCCGTCCAGTGGATGCTGGCCGACGCGGCGGTGGAGATCGAGGCCGCCCGGCTGCTGGTGTATCGGGCGGCCTGGCTGCGGGATCAGGGGCTCCCCTACACCCAGGCCGCGGCCATGGCCAAGCTCTTCGCCAGCGAGATGGCCGAGCGCGTGACCCGCAACGCCATCCAGATCCACGGCGGCTACGGCTACAGCCGGGAGTTCCCGGTGGAGCGGCTCTACCGGGACGCCCGGCTGATGACCATCGGGGAGGGCACCAGCGAGATCCAGCGCCTGGTCATCGCCCGCCACATCTTGGGGCTGGTCCGGGCGGAGCCGCTCCCCGCGGATGTGGTGTGA
- the queG gene encoding tRNA epoxyqueuosine(34) reductase QueG, producing the protein MVLKERLKAYARSLGFDLIGVAAAGPTPSADRYEEWVRAGRAATMAYLTRPEAIEKRRDVRHLWPEARSVIVGAMNYYAGDFPPPREDVPQGRVARYAWGEDYHEVLRERLEALLEFLNREAGRPVRGRIYVDTGPVLERAWAVQAGLGWIGKNSMLIHPRLGSYLFLGILLVDLELEPDPPFPTDHCGTCTRCIEACPTRCIRPDRTLEAERCLSYLTIERREEIPMERRAAIGDWIFGCDICQEVCPWNRRFARPTAEPAFQPREGIPRLALAEILGMDEAAFRARFRRSAIRRAKRRGLVRNALVVAGNLRARSLRPLLERWRADEDPILQEHAAWALERIEEAQVLLEGPG; encoded by the coding sequence GTGGTCCTCAAGGAACGCCTGAAAGCCTATGCCCGCTCCCTCGGCTTCGACCTGATCGGGGTGGCCGCGGCGGGCCCCACGCCCTCCGCCGATCGCTACGAGGAATGGGTCCGCGCGGGCCGCGCGGCCACCATGGCCTACCTCACCCGGCCCGAGGCCATCGAGAAGCGTCGGGACGTCCGCCACCTCTGGCCGGAGGCCCGCTCCGTCATCGTGGGGGCCATGAACTACTACGCCGGGGATTTCCCGCCGCCCCGGGAGGATGTTCCGCAGGGACGGGTCGCCCGCTACGCCTGGGGGGAGGACTACCACGAGGTCCTGCGGGAGCGCCTGGAGGCGCTCTTAGAGTTCCTCAACCGGGAGGCCGGCCGCCCGGTGCGGGGACGGATCTACGTGGACACCGGGCCGGTGCTGGAGCGGGCCTGGGCCGTCCAGGCCGGCCTGGGATGGATCGGCAAGAACAGCATGCTCATCCACCCCCGCCTGGGCTCCTACCTGTTCCTGGGGATCCTGCTGGTGGATCTGGAGCTGGAGCCCGACCCGCCCTTCCCGACGGACCACTGCGGCACCTGCACCCGCTGCATCGAGGCGTGCCCGACGCGCTGCATCCGCCCCGATCGCACGCTGGAGGCGGAGCGCTGCCTCTCTTACCTGACCATCGAGCGGCGGGAGGAGATCCCGATGGAGCGGCGGGCAGCGATCGGGGACTGGATCTTCGGGTGCGACATCTGCCAGGAAGTCTGCCCCTGGAACCGGCGGTTCGCCCGGCCGACCGCCGAGCCGGCCTTCCAGCCCCGGGAGGGGATCCCCCGCTTGGCCCTGGCAGAGATCCTGGGGATGGATGAGGCAGCATTCCGGGCGCGGTTCCGCCGCAGCGCCATCCGCCGGGCCAAACGGCGGGGGCTGGTGCGCAACGCCCTGGTGGTCGCGGGGAACCTGCGGGCGCGTTCGCTCCGCCCGCTGCTCGAACGCTGGCGGGCCGATGAGGATCCCATCTTGCAGGAGCACGCCGCATGGGCTCTGGAACGGATAGAGGAAGCCCAGGTCCTTTTAGAGGGTCCGGGATGA
- a CDS encoding GIY-YIG nuclease family protein, with protein MKAARGVYVLWLEAWGEVVIGRLGRWPLAGTYAYVGSARGPGGFQRLERHRRVAEGRSSTRRWHIDYLLTAGQWRGAFVRETEDPAAECALARALAEHLPPAIPHFGSSDCRCPTHLFAVPDPEGFLQLLAAQGLRAFPEREDAGVRSAWMR; from the coding sequence ATGAAAGCCGCGCGGGGTGTTTATGTGCTGTGGCTGGAGGCGTGGGGGGAGGTGGTCATCGGCCGGCTCGGGCGCTGGCCCCTCGCTGGGACCTACGCCTATGTGGGCTCGGCCCGGGGGCCCGGAGGCTTCCAACGGTTGGAGCGCCACCGGAGGGTGGCGGAGGGCCGGAGCTCGACACGTCGCTGGCACATCGATTACCTGCTCACCGCCGGGCAATGGCGGGGCGCTTTCGTGAGGGAGACTGAGGATCCCGCGGCGGAGTGCGCCCTGGCCCGGGCCCTGGCCGAACACCTGCCCCCCGCCATCCCGCACTTCGGAAGCAGCGACTGCCGCTGCCCCACCCATCTCTTCGCCGTCCCCGATCCCGAAGGATTCCTTCAGTTACTCGCCGCCCAGGGCCTCCGGGCTTTCCCGGAGCGTGAGGATGCAGGCGTTCGGTCCGCCTGGATGCGTTAA
- a CDS encoding HicB family protein, with protein sequence MFSALVEAAMEKARFRQLEDGTYYGEIEMYPEVYATGATLEECRRELEEVLIEWLQDRLSRP encoded by the coding sequence ATGTTTTCCGCATTGGTCGAGGCCGCGATGGAAAAGGCCCGCTTCCGCCAGCTGGAGGACGGGACCTATTACGGGGAGATCGAGATGTACCCGGAGGTCTACGCCACCGGAGCGACCCTGGAGGAATGTCGCCGGGAGCTGGAGGAGGTGTTGATCGAGTGGCTGCAGGATCGCCTGTCCCGCCCGTGA
- a CDS encoding lipoate--protein ligase family protein, with the protein MAAGSPVPPVTFPPARWRLLWSPPADGATQMAIDGAIVEAVAAGEAPPTVRFYRWDPPCLSLGRSQPVEEVDLSRCRADGVEVVRRPTGGRAILHAEELTYSVIFPEADPRAAGGIPETFRRFAQAFAAALRALGVPDVALAPPLDPRVRGEGFVCFEVPTDSELTVGGRKIMGSAQWRHRGVVLQHGSLPLDGDPGAIARYLRRGPDPERLRRRAITLREAVGHPVAFEVAAEAILIAFRELLNIHVFPGDLIPAEAARIPAWRDRVAILRREGEPQQGAWRWS; encoded by the coding sequence GTGGCTGCAGGATCGCCTGTCCCGCCCGTGACCTTCCCGCCCGCCCGCTGGCGTCTGCTGTGGTCGCCTCCTGCGGACGGCGCCACCCAGATGGCCATCGATGGGGCCATTGTGGAGGCCGTGGCGGCCGGGGAAGCTCCGCCGACAGTGCGCTTCTACCGCTGGGATCCGCCCTGCCTCAGCCTGGGGCGGAGCCAGCCGGTGGAGGAGGTGGATCTCTCGCGCTGTCGGGCCGATGGGGTCGAGGTGGTGCGGCGGCCCACGGGGGGACGAGCCATCCTCCACGCGGAGGAGCTCACTTACAGCGTGATCTTCCCGGAGGCCGACCCCCGGGCGGCCGGCGGCATACCGGAGACCTTCCGCCGGTTCGCCCAGGCCTTCGCGGCCGCCTTACGCGCCCTGGGCGTCCCCGACGTCGCCCTGGCCCCCCCGCTGGATCCGCGCGTCCGGGGCGAGGGGTTCGTCTGCTTCGAGGTGCCCACGGACTCCGAGCTCACCGTGGGCGGGCGCAAGATCATGGGCAGCGCCCAGTGGCGTCATCGCGGCGTGGTGCTGCAGCACGGCTCCCTCCCCCTGGACGGCGACCCGGGGGCCATCGCCCGGTATCTACGCCGCGGGCCGGATCCCGAACGGCTCCGTCGGCGGGCGATCACCCTTCGGGAGGCCGTGGGGCACCCGGTGGCTTTCGAGGTGGCGGCGGAGGCGATCCTGATCGCGTTCCGCGAGCTCCTGAACATCCATGTCTTTCCGGGGGACCTGATCCCGGCGGAGGCGGCGCGGATCCCGGCGTGGCGGGATCGCGTGGCCATCCTGCGGCGGGAAGGGGAGCCCCAGCAAGGAGCATGGCGATGGTCGTAG
- a CDS encoding DUF503 domain-containing protein: protein MVVGTCTVELHLPEALSLKDKRSVMKSLIAHLRQSFNVAAAEIDHQDFPQSARLGLATISNDAGHIHATLEGAVRWIQAHRPDVMVVDWEIAIL, encoded by the coding sequence ATGGTCGTAGGCACCTGCACGGTGGAGCTGCATCTGCCGGAGGCGCTGTCGTTGAAAGACAAGCGCAGCGTGATGAAATCCCTTATCGCCCATCTGCGCCAGTCCTTCAACGTGGCGGCGGCGGAGATCGATCATCAGGACTTCCCGCAATCGGCCCGGCTGGGCCTGGCCACCATCTCCAACGACGCCGGCCACATCCACGCTACCCTGGAGGGCGCCGTCCGCTGGATCCAGGCCCATCGGCCGGACGTGATGGTGGTGGATTGGGAGATCGCGATCCTGTGA
- the amrB gene encoding AmmeMemoRadiSam system protein B: protein MAYRTTLVREPAVAGAFYPADPGALQEMVDRLLAEAPRYETEPAALIVPHAGYIYSGHVAAWGFRQLEGRPYDAVVVLGTNHVEPFFREISVWARGAWRTPLGEIPIDEELADALLAAGPPLRFVPEVHLEEHSIEVELPFLQRLFPELRFVPVMIGEPSPENIEALADALARALAGRRAIVIASSDLSHYPRDEHARQVDLSAIGAILSLDEELLRHTIAEWMARRIPGLATLMCGEGPVRTAMAYARRTGAVHTTLLRYANSSDVPYGRKDHVVGYAAIRFAREPDPPLGAEDRHTLLEIAREAVTHAVHGRPLPELSVSSPALQLPRACFVTLTRGGHLRGCRGEVWPRSDLAHAVQRVAVLSALDDPRFPPVTVEELPHLEYEISVLSPLRPVADPEEIVIGRDGLFLLAGGRTGLLLPQVPVEQGWDREAFLRAICLKAGLPEDAWRWPEARLFRFEAEVFGES, encoded by the coding sequence ATGGCGTATCGGACCACGCTTGTCCGCGAGCCTGCGGTGGCCGGCGCCTTCTACCCGGCGGACCCGGGGGCGCTGCAGGAGATGGTGGATCGCCTGCTCGCGGAGGCACCTCGCTATGAGACCGAGCCGGCCGCCCTGATCGTCCCCCACGCCGGCTACATCTACTCGGGCCATGTGGCCGCGTGGGGGTTCCGGCAGCTGGAGGGCCGTCCTTACGACGCTGTGGTGGTGCTGGGCACCAACCACGTGGAGCCTTTCTTCCGCGAGATCTCTGTCTGGGCCCGGGGTGCGTGGCGGACTCCCTTGGGAGAGATCCCCATCGATGAGGAGCTGGCCGACGCCCTGCTGGCCGCAGGCCCGCCGCTGCGCTTCGTCCCCGAGGTCCATCTGGAAGAACATTCCATCGAGGTGGAGCTTCCCTTTCTGCAGCGGCTGTTCCCCGAGTTGCGCTTCGTCCCGGTGATGATCGGGGAGCCTTCCCCGGAGAACATCGAGGCCCTCGCGGATGCCCTGGCCCGGGCCCTGGCCGGCCGGCGGGCCATCGTCATCGCCAGCAGCGACCTCTCCCATTACCCGCGGGATGAGCACGCCCGTCAGGTGGACCTCAGCGCCATCGGTGCCATCCTCTCACTGGATGAGGAGCTGCTCCGCCATACCATCGCCGAATGGATGGCACGTCGGATCCCGGGGCTGGCGACGCTGATGTGCGGCGAGGGGCCCGTGCGCACGGCCATGGCCTACGCCCGGCGCACCGGCGCGGTCCACACGACCCTGCTCCGCTACGCCAACTCCAGTGACGTCCCCTACGGGCGCAAGGACCATGTGGTGGGCTACGCGGCTATCCGCTTCGCCCGGGAGCCGGATCCCCCCCTTGGCGCTGAGGATCGGCACACCCTTCTGGAGATCGCCCGGGAGGCGGTGACCCACGCGGTGCATGGGCGGCCCCTGCCGGAGCTGTCGGTTTCGTCCCCCGCCTTGCAGTTGCCCCGCGCCTGTTTCGTGACCCTGACCCGGGGCGGCCACCTGCGGGGATGCCGGGGGGAGGTCTGGCCGCGCTCGGATCTCGCCCACGCCGTGCAGCGGGTGGCGGTGCTCTCCGCCCTCGATGATCCCCGTTTTCCTCCTGTGACCGTGGAGGAGTTGCCCCATCTGGAATATGAGATCAGCGTCCTCTCCCCGCTGCGGCCGGTGGCCGACCCTGAGGAGATCGTGATCGGGCGGGACGGCCTCTTCCTCCTGGCGGGGGGCCGCACGGGGTTGCTGCTCCCCCAGGTCCCGGTGGAGCAGGGATGGGATCGGGAGGCCTTCCTGCGGGCCATCTGCCTCAAAGCGGGCCTCCCGGAGGACGCCTGGCGGTGGCCGGAAGCCCGCCTCTTCCGCTTCGAGGCGGAGGTGTTTGGGGAATCGTAG